From Candidatus Neomarinimicrobiota bacterium, a single genomic window includes:
- a CDS encoding lysophospholipid acyltransferase family protein has translation MSPKEKLTYLFLRALTAFLSRLPPHSAATVGSRVGSFAFHHLPRRKMEARYHLRMAFPNRPETFYSNILKRVYTHFGQVFVDALRIERVNTRRVVSVNNRSCLDNALAKGKGVVLVSGHLGNWEMIPVWFAQNGYELHVVVRKQKNKGADRFFLKLRQRIGTTPLYVKTPPRHLISILRKGGIVGLAIDQDARRRGIFVDFFGIPTSTSKGPAVFHLKTQSPIIMAVCSRNRNGTYQMKFDRIPTSVKDGDAVTAIIQRVTSHLENEIRKNPEQYFWYHRRWKTKPALSE, from the coding sequence GTGTCACCAAAGGAAAAACTGACCTACCTATTCTTGCGCGCGTTAACGGCTTTTCTTTCGCGCCTTCCGCCTCACTCCGCCGCCACCGTCGGCAGCCGCGTCGGGTCATTCGCATTTCATCATTTGCCGAGGCGAAAAATGGAGGCTCGCTATCATCTGAGGATGGCTTTCCCCAATAGACCCGAAACCTTCTATTCCAACATTCTGAAGAGAGTGTACACCCATTTCGGCCAGGTCTTCGTTGACGCTCTCAGGATCGAACGGGTGAATACACGAAGAGTCGTATCAGTGAATAACCGCAGTTGTCTTGACAACGCCCTCGCCAAGGGCAAAGGTGTTGTGCTCGTCTCGGGACATCTTGGCAACTGGGAAATGATTCCGGTATGGTTTGCCCAGAACGGATATGAACTTCATGTTGTCGTCAGAAAGCAGAAAAACAAAGGGGCCGACAGATTCTTCCTGAAGCTGCGTCAGAGGATCGGTACAACTCCTCTTTACGTCAAAACACCTCCACGGCACCTTATCAGCATTCTCCGGAAGGGCGGCATCGTGGGATTGGCGATTGACCAAGATGCCCGGCGGAGGGGAATTTTTGTCGATTTTTTCGGGATTCCCACCTCCACATCCAAGGGTCCGGCTGTCTTTCACCTAAAGACACAGTCGCCCATCATTATGGCTGTCTGTTCCCGCAATAGAAATGGCACCTACCAAATGAAATTTGACAGAATCCCCACGAGTGTAAAAGATGGAGACGCGGTAACCGCCATCATCCAACGGGTGACTTCACACCTTGAGAATGAAATAAGAAAGAATCCGGAACAGTACTTCTGGTATCACAGAAGGTGGAAGACAAAACCTGCACTATCGGAGTAG
- a CDS encoding Sua5/YciO/YrdC/YwlC family protein: MSTATRFPHGSEACLKQAQAVILEGGILIYPTDTLYGFGVDPRNNSALERLSRLKGRGGPWSIAVPDEAMLRQYGEVSHESWKFIESHLPGKVTFVLRAKQSDLSPYVLAKNNTVGMRIPHHPFPVKLTAELRFPITST, encoded by the coding sequence ATGTCCACAGCGACCAGGTTCCCGCATGGATCTGAAGCCTGCCTGAAGCAGGCGCAGGCGGTGATCCTTGAGGGAGGGATTCTCATTTATCCCACTGATACCCTCTACGGATTTGGAGTGGACCCCCGGAACAATTCTGCCCTTGAGAGGTTGAGTAGGCTGAAAGGACGTGGAGGTCCCTGGAGCATAGCGGTTCCTGACGAAGCGATGCTAAGGCAATATGGGGAAGTCTCTCACGAAAGCTGGAAATTCATAGAGTCGCATCTTCCTGGAAAAGTGACCTTTGTTCTGAGGGCGAAACAGTCGGATCTTTCGCCCTATGTCCTGGCCAAGAACAATACGGTTGGGATGCGAATTCCTCATCACCCTTTTCCCGTCAAGTTAACGGCGGAACTCCGATTCCCAATTACGTCAACC